The sequence CTGATACCCCTCCCGCAGACTGTCCCGGGCCCGGACGCCCTCCAGCTTGGTCTCCTTCTCCGCCGACTCGGTCCACAGCTCCTTGGCCTCCAGCGCCAGATCCGTCCGTCTTTTCAGCATTGTTTTTTGCCTCCACACATCAATATCTTGTGCCGTATTCATACTCCATCCGCTATTTTTAGCGGCAACGGCTGTGATATACAAAAAAATGTGAAAAAACCGAAAAAATCAGTTGCATTTTTCCCGCCCGGCTGTTAAAATAAATATCTGCACGGGCAGAATATGCCCCAATAGATCGCATCGGAGGAGGTGTTTGGTTTGCCGAATATTAAGTCTGCCAAGAAGCGCGTGCTGGTCAACGAGACCAAGGCTGCGCGGAACAAGGCTGCCAAGTCTGCGCTGAAGACCCAGATCAAGAAGTTTGAAGCCGTGGTGGCCGAAGGCAACCGCAGCGAGGCCGATAGCGCTTACAAGGCCACTGTCAAAGCCATTGACAAGGCTGCTGCCAAGGGTCTGCTGCACAAGAACAACGCGGCCAACAAGAAGAGCGCCATGACCATCAAGCTCAACAAGCTGGCCTGATTGGAAGAGCCGCTGGAAAACCGTCTGCTTCGGCAGGCGGTTTTTTTGCCGCTCAAAGTACTTTGAATTTCAAAATATCCTTGACAAAAAGGACCCTGCCGTATTATGCTTGGAACGCTTTGATTTTCAAACCAAATGAAAAGGATGACCCAGCATGGAAAACCGCGGCAAGGAACTGAATCTCTTTCTGGTCCGTGTGTTCAACGAAATCCTCCGGACGGAGGAGCGGGACCTGGCGGGCCGGTTTCCGGACCTGTCCCTGCGGGAGCTGCACCTGATTGAGGAGGTCTGCCGGGCGGAGGAGGAGGGCCGAGACAACCGGGCCACCGCCATTGCCGCCGCCCAGCGCGTGACGGCGGGGACGCTGACCACTGCGGTGACGCTGCTGGAGAAGAAGGGCTATCTGGAGCGCCGCCGGGACGAGAAGGACCGACGGGCGGTTCGCATCCTGCCCACAGCCGCGGCCCGGGCGGCCAACGCCGTCCATGCCCGTTTCCACCGGGAGATGGTGGACGGGCTTTTGGCGGTCCTTACGGAGGATGAGACCGGGGTTCTGGTCCGGGCGCTGGGCCATCTGGCCGGCTTTTTTCAGGAAAAGGACCGGCAAAACAGACCAATAAGGGGGTAGCCAGACATGGTTCGCATTTTGACCGACAGCACCAGTGAGCTCTCCGCCGCCCGTCAGGCGGAGCTGGGGGTGGAGGTGGCTCCGCTCACCGTCCACTTTGGGGATGAGACCTTCCGGGATGGGGTGGACATCACCAACCATGCGTTTTATGACCGCCTGCGGCGTGCGGAGGCCTTGCCGGTCACCGCTCAGGTCAATCCGGAGGAGTTTGTCAACCGCTTCCGGACCCATGTGGAGGCCGGGGACGAGGTGGTGGGGATCTTTTTGTCCTCGCTGCTCTCCGGCACCTTTCAGTCGGCCTCGATCGCCCGTGACATTGTGGACGAGACCCATATTTTTGTGGTGGACTCGGGTGCGGTGACCTTTGGGCTGGGTCTTCTGGTGGAGTATGCTGTAATGCTCCGGGATCAGGGCAGATCGGCCGCCCGGATCGCGGCAGAGGTCCAGGCCATTTCCGGGCGGGTGCGGCTGCTGGCGGTGGTGGACACCCTGAAATACCTGAAGATGGGGGGCCGTATCTCGGGAGCCTCCGCGGTGCTGGGCGGGATGCTGGGCATCACTCCCATCCTCAAGGTGCAGCACGGGGTGGTGGAGGCCGCCGCCAAGGTGCGGGGCCGAAAGGCGGCCTTCCAGTGGATGGATCGGCGGATGGAGCAGGAGCGGCCGGATCTGACGCTTCCCGTGGCCTTCGGCCACTCGGACGCCCCGGCGGTTCTGGCCGAGTGCCGGGCGCACTTTGTGGAAAAGCTGGGCCTGACGTCCTGGCGGGAGAGCGACATCGGCAGCGTGGTGGGCACCCACGCCGGGCCCGGCGCGGCGGGCATCGCCTATTTTGTAAAAGAGTAAGAGGAGCGCGTGCGATTCATCGCACGCGCTCCTCTTTTACTGCTTATGGTTCCGGCTCTCGGCCACCGCCAACTCGTCGCAGCGGTTGTTATAGGGGTTGGCGGCATGTCCCTTGACCCAGTGGAGGTTGACCTTGTGGTAGTCGCACAGGTCCAGCAGCCGGGCCCACAGGTCGGGATTGAGGGCGGGCTTTTTGTCCCCCTTGACCCAGCCTCTGGCCCGCCAGCCCTTGGCCCAGCCCTTTTCCAGGGCGTCGATGACGTACTTGGAGTCGGAGTAGAGCTCCACGGCGCAGGGCTCCTTCAGGGCCTCCAGGGCGGTAATGACGCCGGTGAGCTCCATGCGGTTGTTGGTGGTGTGCGCCTCCCCGCCGGACAGCTCCTTTTGAAAGCCGCCGTACATGAGGATGGCGCCCCAGCCGCCCGGCCCCGGGTTGCCGGAGCAGGCGCCGTCGGTGTAGATGGTGACTGTTTTCATAAGCCTCCTGTCACAGGTCCTTTAGGATCTCCCTGCGCTTCTCCTCATACTCCTCCTGGGTGATAAGGCGCTGGTCGTAGAGGGCCCGCAGCTCGGTGAGCCGGTCCTGGGCGGATACGCCGCCCACGGGAGCGGGCGTCTCAGACGGCTCGCCGCCGTCCTCCTCGATGTGGATCTCGGGGCCCACATAGCCCTTGCCGAAGGCCTGGTAGAGGCTCATTCCAGTGATGGCCACGGCGAAGAGGGTCCACAGGATGCCGAAGGGTCCGAAGGTGGGAATGACCACAAACACGCCGATGAGGACGAAAATGACCCCCACCACGCCGCCGAACACGCCGCTGGACTTGCTGGGCCGATAGGTGACCCGCTGTTTCCGCTTTCGATCCATATCAGCCCTCCGTCGTCTCCGGGGCGGACGCGCCCTCGCCGGTCTCTTCCTCCTCGTGGTCGGTGCGGGCGATGGAGATCACCTTGACCCCTTCGTCCAGATTCATCAGCTTGACGCCCTGGGCGGAGCGGCTGTAGACGTTGATGTCCTTCACCGCCATGCGGATGATGACGCCGGCGTCGTTGATGACCAGGATATCGTCCTCGTCGCTGACCACCTTGACCCCCACCACGGGTCCGGTCTTTTCGGTGACCTGATAGCCCTTCAGACCGTAGCCGCCCCGCTTCTGGGGTCCGTCGGCACGGAAATACTCGTCCATGGGGGTGCGCTTGCCGTAGCCGCGCTCGGTGACCATCAGCACCTGGTGATCGTACTTGGCCCGGGCGGCCCCCACCACGTAGTCGCCGTCCCGCAGCCGGATGCCCATGACGCCGCAGGCGTCCCGGCCCATGCACCGCACGTCGCTCTCCAGGAAGGAGATGGTCATGCCGTCGTGGGTGGCGATGAGAAGGGCCTGCTCGCCGTCGGTCTCCCGGACGCAGATGAGCTCATCCCCCTCCTCCAGGGTGATGCAGCGGATGCCCGCCTTGCGGGCGGTGTTGATGGAGGAGAGCTGGATGCGCTTGACGGTGCCGTTGCGGGTCACCATGGTGAGGTAGCGGTCCTCGGGGAACTGGCGCAGGTGGATCATGGCGGTGACCTTCTCGTCGGACTCCACCGGCAGGACGTTGACGATGTTGGTGCCCTTGGCGGTGCGGCCGGCCTCGGGGATCTGATAGCCCTTTTTCCGGTGGACCCGGCCCTTGTTGGTGAAGAAGAGGATATAGTCGTGGGTGGAGGCGGTGAACACGGTCTCCACCACGTCCTCCTCTTTCAAGGTCTGGGCGGTGATGCCCTTACCGCCCCGGCGCTGGGCCCGGTAGGTGGAGGCGGGCAGCCGCTTGATGTAGCCCGCGGCGGTGAGGGTAAAGACGCACTCCTCCTCCTCGATGAGGTCCTCGATGTCGATCTCGTCCTCCACGTCCTGGATCTCGGTGACGCGCTCGTCGCCGTACTTGTCCCGGATGGCGGTCAGCTCGTCCTTGAGGACCTGGCGGATCATGGTCTCGGAGCCCAGCAGCTCCTGATAGTAGGCGATGCGCTCCTCCAGCTCCTTGTACTCGTTTTCCAGCTTCTCCCGGTCCAGACCCTGGAGTGCCTTTAGCCGCATGTCCAGGATGGCCTGGGCCTGGATGTCGTCCAGGCCGAAGCGGTTCATCAAATTTTCCTTGGCGTTGTCGTAGCTGCTGCGGATGATCTTGATGACCTCGTCGATGTTGTCCTGGGCGATGAGCAGGCCCTCCAGCAGGTGGGCCCGCTCCTGGGCCTTCTTGAGGTCGTACTTGGTCCGCCGGACGATGATCTCCTCCTGGAAGGCGATGTACTCGTCCAGAATGTGGCGCAGGGAGAGGATCTTGGGCTGGGACTGGTTGTTGACCAGGGCCAGCATGTTGATGGCGAAGGAGGTCTGGAGCTGGGTCTGGGCAAACAGGCGGTTGAGCACCACCTGGGGATTGGCGTCCCGCTTGAGCTCGATGACGATGCGCATGCCGTTGCGGTCGGTCTCGTCCCGGATGTCGGAGATGCCCTCCAGCCGCTTATCCTCCACCTGCTCGGCCATGTTCTTGATGAGCATGCGCTTGTTGACCTGATAGGGGATCTCGGTGACGATGATGCGGATGCGGTCCTTACCGAACTCCTCAAACTCGGTGCGGGCCCGGATGATGACGCGGCCCCGGCCGGTGGCATAGGCGGCCCGGATGCCGGAGCGGCCCATGATGATGCCCCGGGTGGGGAAGTCGGGGCCGTGGACGTGCTCCATCAGGTCGGCCAAGGTGGCCTCCGGGTTGTCCAGCACGCAGATGGTGGCGTTGATGACCTCGGTGAGGTTGTGGGGCGGGATGTTGGTGGCCATGCCCACGGCGATGCCGGAGGAGCCGTTGACCAGCAGGTTGGGGAAGCGGGAGGGGAGCACCCGGGGCTCCCTGCGGGACTCATCGAAGTTGGGGTCCCAGTCCACGGTCTCTTTGTCGATGTCCCGGAGCATCTCCTGGGAGATCTTGTCCAGGCGGGCCTCGGTGTAACGGTAGGCGGCGGGGGGATCGCCATCCACGGAGCCGAAGTTGCCGTGGCCGTCCACCAGGGGGTAGCGCATGGAGAAGTCCTGGGCCAGACGGACCAGGGCGTCGTAGACGGACTGGTCGCCGTGGGGGTGGTAGCGGCCCAGCACGTCGCCCACGCAGGTGGCGGACTTTTTGAAGGGCCGGTCGTGGGTCAGGTTGTCCTCGTACATGGCGTAGAGGATGCGGCGGTGGACGGGCTTGAGGCCGTCGCGGACGTCGGGCAGGGCCCGGCCCACGATGACGCTCATGGCGTATTCGATGTAGGATTTCTCCATCTCGGGCACCAGGGGAGAGGTGACGATGACCTGGTCCGGGTAACGGATTTCCTCGGGATCGTACTGTGGTTTCTTACTCATTCAAAAACAGCCTTTCTTCTTCCAAAAAGCATTTCGCTTGTCACGGTCTGTCAGCCCGCCGTCTGGATCATCCGGATGTTCTCTGCTGTCAGCGGGCAATAGGGAAGGGCCAGCTCTTCGCCCTCTCCCAAATAGGGGTCCAGCCAGGCGTGGTACTCGGCGGCGTCCACCGGCTCGACCTTGTCCCATTCCGCCGCCAGATCCCCGTAGATATAGTAGACAAAACCCGTTCCGCTCCGGTCCACCTGGTCGGGATAGCCCTCGATCCCCAGGGCCCTGTCCCAGGCATCCACCGCGCCCACCTGCTGGTAGCCGTCGGTCTCGGGCAGATACTGGTAGAGGAAATAGGGCCAGAAATCTCCGCCCTTGCCCTGGTTGTGGGACCAGCCCGCCATAACGGCGCCGTTTTCATAAAAGGTGAGCAGGGGAAATTCCTCCAACTGCGTCCGCAGCTCTCCCGACGCCTCGTCCCAATCGAACACGAAGCCCCGCTCCCCGGCCGTGGTAGTGTAGAGGAGGATCAGTTCTTCTCTTCCATCTCCGTCCACATCCCAGACGGCAAACTGGTTTTGCGCCATTCTCTCTCTATCCTCAATACTGCCAATATAGCCGTTGGAATAGTCGGTCCCGTCGGGCAGAATATTGTGATCCAGCAGTTCCATCAGAGCAGCGCCATAGGCTGCCCGTGCGGGGGCGTTCTCCTCGGTCAGCAGGGAGGTCTGCGGCGGTTCCGAGGTCGGTTCCGGCGTGGGCGACGGCTCCAGCGCGCCGGAAGGGCTGGACGCGGGAGTCTGTACGGCGGCGGTAGGGGACTGCTCCGGCGTCTCTGCGGCCGGGTTGCTCCCGCAGGCGGCCAGAAGGGCGCACAGCAGTGTGCCGATCATCCAAATGCTTGCTTTTTTCATGTGCGTTCTTTTCCCTCAGTAGTCCAGATTGACGGCATACTGGGCATTTTTCTCGATAAATTCCTTCCGGGGCTCCACCTTTTCCCCCATGAGGATGGTGAAGGTCTCGTCGGCCTTGACGGCGTCGTCCAGCTCGATGCGCTTGAGGGTGCGCTTTTCCGGGTCCATGGTGGTCTCCCACAGCTCGTGGGGGTCCATCTCGCCCAGGCCCTTATAGCGGTTGATGTCCACCTTGGCGTTGGGGTTGTCGCCCCGCAGCTCGGCGGAGATCCGATCCCGCTCCTCGTCGGAGAAGGCCACCCGGGTGGCCTTGCCCCGGGTCAGCTTGTAGAGGGGGGGCACGGCGGCGTAGACGTAGCCCTGCTCGATGAGGGGCCGCATGAAGCGGAAGAAGAAGGTGAGCAGCAGGGTACGGATGTGGGCGCCGTCCACATCGGCATCGGCCATGATGATGACCTTGTGGTAGCGCAGCTTGCTCGGGTCGAACTCGTCCCCGATGCCGGCGCCCAGGGCGGTGATGACGGGCTGGAGCTTGTCGTTGCCGTAGACTTTGTCGGCCCGGGCCTTCTCCACGTTGAGCATCTTGCCCCACAGGGGGAGGATGGCCTGGAAGCGGGAGTCCCGGCCCTGGGTGGCGGAGCCGCCGGCGGAATCGCCCTCGACGATGTAGAGTTCGGTGAGTTCCGGGTTGACCTCGTTGCAGTCCCGCAGCTTGTCGGGCATGGCGGCGCCGCCCAGGGCGGTCTTACGCCGGATGGACTCCCGGGCCTTGCGGGCGGCCTCCCGGGCCCGAGAGGCGGTGAGGGCCTTGTCCAGGATGGCCTTGCCCACGGCGGGGTTCTCCTCCAAAAACTCCTCCAGCTTCTCCGAAACGATGCTGCTGACCAGGGTGCGGATTTCGGAGTTGCCCAGCTTGGCCTTGGTCTGGCCTTCAAACTGGGCGTCGGTGAGCTTGACGGAGAGGACGCACGTCAGGCCCTCCCGGTAGTCCTCGCCTTTGATCTCGTCCCCGTCCTTGAGGAGGTTCATCTTTTTTCCATAGGCGTTGAGGGTGGAGGTGAGGGCCTGCTTGAAGCCGGTCTCGTGCATGCCGCCCTCGGGGGTGTGGACGTTGTTGGCGAAGGATAGGATGGTCTCGCTGTAGCTGTCGGTGTATTGGAAGGCCAGCTCGGCCATGGAGTCCCCCCGCTGTCCGGACATATAGATGACGCCGGTGTGGATGGGGGTCTTGGCCCGGTTGAGCCAAGTGACGAATTCCCGGATGCCGCCGGCGTAGCACATGTCGTCGTGCTGCTCCCGGCCGGGTCGCTGGTCGATGGTGTGGATGCGCAGCCCGGCGTTGAGGAAGGCCTCCTCCCGCATGCGGGTGTGGAGGATGTCGTAGTCGTAGACGGTGGTGTCGGTGAACATCTCGGGGTCGGGCTTAAAGGTGACCATGGTGCCCCGCTTTTCGGTATCGCCGGTCACGGTCATCTCCTGGGTGACCTTACCCCGGGCGAATTTCATCTCATAGATCTTGCCGTCCTTGTGGACCTGGACCTCCAGCCACTCGCTGAGGGCGTTGACCACGCTGGCGCCCACGCCGTGGAGGCCGCCGGATACCTTGTAGCCGCCGCCGCCGAACTTACCGCCGGCGTGGAGGATGGTGTAGACGACCTCCAGGGCGGGCCGCCCGGTCTGGGGCTGGATGTCCACGGGGATACCGCGGCCGTTGTCGGTGACGGTGATGATGTCGCCCTCCCGGATGATGACGTTGATCTCGTCGCAGTAGCCGGCCAGGGCCTCGTCGATGGCGTTGTCCACGATCTCATAGACCAGATGGTGCAGGCCGGAGGAGGAAGTGGAGCCGATATACATACCGGGCCGCTTGCGGACGGCCTCCAGGCCCTCGAGGACCTGGATCTCCGAGCCGCCGTATTCGTGCTCGACCTGTTCCATCTGGCCGATCTCGTTGGTTTCCAGTTCTTCAGACATTCTAAAACCTCCTGGGTTTGATTGCGGAGCGCATCCACCCGTTCCCTTTTTGGAGGAAGAGAGCGGATGGATGTGCTCCGCATGGGCATTCATTCAAAGGTGTTGTTCTCCACCCGCTTGAGCAGAGTGGCGGAGGAGAGCTGGGACAGATAGACGGTAGGGGGACCCTTGCCGGTCCTGCATACGGTAAAGGACTTGGGCAGGTCCCCGGACACATCCACCACGCGGCCCTCCTTTTCCGCCCGCTCCAGGAATTTTCTGGTATAAATGGAGGAGGTGGTGTTATCCAGGTCGAATATGCCGACCACATCCCGAAAGGGGACCACCACCGACTGGCCTAAGTGCAGATACATAAAACGCTCCTAACGCTCTTTTACTCGGATTGTTTGTTCCTGACCACCCGGGGCAGCCACATGCGCCGCCATGCCAGCCACCCGGCCAGCAGGCCGAGAAAGCCCAGCAGGGCGGGCAGACCGGGCACGAAAAGGAGGGTGGGCAGGGGGGATTCCGCCGAGGCCCAGACCCGGTAGCGGCCCAGGGCCACCGCCCCGGTCAGCGCGGCGGCCAGGACGGGGGGCAGCAGCTTCCACAGTCTGCCGTGTCCCATGGACAGGCGGCATACCAGATATTCCAGCACAAAACCGGCCCCCAGGGGGGCCAGTACAAAGGCGATGAGAATGACCAAATGCAGTTCCTTTCCTGTTGGCGGCTAAATCAGCGCGCCGGCCCGGATGTGAAAGGTCTTTCCCTCCCGCAATCCCTCCAGCTTGTCGTCCTCGCAGCAGGTGATGAAGACCTGGCCGCCCTGGATGCGGTTGAGGACGAACTCCTGCCGGCGGGCGTCGAGCTCGGAGAGCACGTCGTCCAGCAGCAGCACCGGCCACTCCCCGGTGTCGTGGAAAAAGATCTCCCGGGCGGCCAGCTTGAGGGAGAGGGCGGCGGTGCGGGTCTGCCCCTGAGAGGCGAAGCTCTTGGCGCTCCGTCCGTCCAGCTCCACGTTCAGGTCGTCCTTGTGGGGCCCGGTGAGGCAGGAGCGGGCCTCCAGCTCGGCCTGCCGGTGGGCCTCCTGGTGCTCCAGGAGCCGGGGCAGGATGTCCCGGGGGCTGGCCTCCGGGTCGGTCACCGTCTTGACGGTCTCATACGTCAGCCCCAGCCGCTCCCGCCCGCCGGAGAAATCGGCGTGGATGGCGGGAGCCGTCTCCCGCAGCCGCTTGACGAAATGGGCCCGGTAGTGGATGAGGATGGCGCCAGTCTGGGCCATGCGCAGGGAGAACTCGTCCAGGGTATCCAGCAGGGAGGGCTTCTCCGGCCAGTCCCGGAGGATGCGGGTCTTGTGCTCGTGGAGCCGGTTGTACTCGGCCAGGGCGGCGGCGTAACGGGGCCGGAGCTGGCAGATGCACTCGTTGAGGAAGCGCCGCCTTGCGGCGGCCCCCTCCCGGATGAGGGAGAGGTCCTCGGGGCAGAACAGCACAGTATTCAGAATGCCGGACAGCTCCCCGGCGTTTTTCAGCCGCACCCCGTTGGAGAACAGGTGTTTCCGGCCCGTCCGGGACAGCCGGGCCTCCAAAGTGAAGTCCCTTTCCCGGGAAAAGAGCTCCCCCTTGATGAAGGCCGAGTCCACGCCGAACTGGATGAGCTCCCGGTCGTACCGGGCCCGGTGGGAGGAGGCGGTGGATAGATAGGCCAGCGCCTCCAGCAGATTGGTCTTGCCCTGGGCGTTCTCTCCGTAGATGACGTTGGTGACGGGGGAGAAGTCTGCCTCCAGATGGGGGTAGTTGCGGTAGAAGTCCAGCTCCAGCCGTCGGACGATCATTGCACGCTGATCTGCACGCCGGACAGGGTGACCACGTCGCCGGGGCGAATTTTTTTCCCCCGCATGGTGCACACCTCCCCGTTGACCGATACCGCGCCGGCCTGGACGGCCTCCTTGGCCTCTCCGCCGGTGCCGGCCACCCCGGCGAATTTGAGCAGGGCGTCCAGCTTGATGAACGCGGTGGTGATTTTCACGTCTTGTTTCTGCATACTCGCTCCTTACTGTTATAGCCGGTATTGCCGCGGTTCCATTCGCTATTCGGATGCCTTCAGCCGCACCGGCAGCACCATATAGAGAAAATTCTCCTCCCCCTCGGCGGGCAGGATGACGCAGGGGGCCACGCCGGAGGTGAGCTCCAGCCGCACCTTTTCGGCGGGTGCGGCCTTGAGGGCGTCCATCAGATAGCGGTTGTTGAAGCCGATCTCCAGTCCGCCGCCGTCCCCCTCGATGGGGCACTGATCGGCGGCGTCACCGATGCCGGTCTTGGTGGTGATACTCAGCACGTTGTCGCCGAAGACGCAGCGCAGGGGGGATTTGAGCTTGTCACTGATGATGAGGGAGACCCGGTCGATGGAGGCGAGCAGCTTGCGGGTCTCGCCTACCACCTGGATGGCGTTGTTGCGGGGGATGGCGTTGCGGTAGGCCAAAAACTCGCCCTCCAGCCGGCGGGACACCAGCATGGTGTCTCCGATGCGGAACAGCACGTGCCGCTCGCCTTGGGTGACGGTGGCGGGGTCGTCCACGTCGGAGCAGATCTTCTCCACCTCGTTGAGGGCAGCGCCGGGCACCACAAAGGAGTAGGAGGGCAATCCGCCGCTCTCCTCAATGGACTCATGGCGCAGGGCCAGCCGGTAGCCGTCTACTGACACCACAGTGACGCCGGTAGAGTCCACCTCAAAGAGGGAGCCGGTGTGGATGGGTCGGGACTCGTTGTCGCTGACGGCGAAGAGGGTCTGGCGGATCATGGAGCCCAGGGCGCTTTGTTTGATGGTGAAGCCGTTTTTATCCTCCACACTGGGCAGCTCGGGGAAGTCCTCCGGGTCGGTGGCCAGGATATTGAAGTGGCTCATGCCGCAGGAGATGTGGACCATATAGCCGTCGGCAGAAAAGACCACCACGTCGTCGGGCAGTTTTCGGATGATCTCGCCGAACAGCCGGGCGGAGAGGACCAGACTGCCGCCCTGTTCGATCTGGGCGGGGACGGTGGTGCGGATTCCGGTCTCCAGGTTGTAGCCGGTCAGGCGCAGGTCGTTTCCGGCCTCCAGGAGGATGCCCTCCAGAGCGGGAATGGAGCTTTTGGGGGAGACAGCCCGGGCGGCGGTGCCGATGGCGGACTGCAGAAGAGCTTTTTCGCAGGAAAACTTCATGGACAGGTTCCTTCCTTTCTCTCTGCCGTCTCCGCTTTTGGAGGAGAGGACAGGATATTTGTAGAAACAGTATGCCGTAGGGCAAATTTTTGTGGATAACCGTCTCCACCCGTTGGGGCCCTAACCCTTTTCCGCCCACAGGGGGTGTGGAAGTTTTTTTACGCTCTTCCACAGCGGGGAAAGATCGGCCAGGCTTATCCACAGACCCCTTTCCACATTTCCACAAAATCGGTGGAAAGGAGTCGAAACGGGCTATAATATTATGTCAACCAAAAAAACGACGGAACTCATTCATACCGGGCGTTGATGTTGGCCCGGATGTCCTTGATGACCTCGGCGATGTCGGGGTTGGATTTTTTCAGCTTTTCGATGCGGTCGGTGGAGTGGAGGACGGTGGTGTGGTCCCGGTTGTCGAACTCGCGGCCGATCTCCTTCAGGGACATGTTGGTCATCTCCCGGATGAGGAACATGGCGATCTGACGGGCCAGGGCGGTGTCTTTGGTCCGGCCCTGTCCCCGGAGCACGTCGTTTTCGATGCTGTAATATTTGCAGACCTCGTCGATGATGACGTCGGAGGTGGGCAGAATGTCCGTGGGGTCCTTGAACATGTCCCGGACGGCCCGGGTGACGGTGGCGGCGTCGATGTCGCTGCCCTCCAGGTCCCGCAGGGCCATGATTTTATTCACGGTGCCCTCGATCTGCCGCACGTTTGCGGTGATGTTCTCCGCGATATACTGGAGCACCGGCTCGGGCAGCTCCACCCCCATGCGGATGGCCTTGTTTTTGATAATGGCCATCCGGGTCTCATAGTCGGGCGGCTGGATGTCGGCGATGAGTCCCCACTCGAACCGGGTCTTGAGCCGGTCCTCCAGCTTGAGCATCTCCTTTGGGGGTCGGTCGGCGGTAAAGACGATCTGCTTTTTGGTCTCATAGAGGGTGTTGAAGGTATGGAACATCTCCTCCATGGTGGAATCCTTTCCGGCGATGAACTGTACGTCGTCCATGAGGAACACGTCGGCGGCCCGGAACTTTTCCCGGAATTCCTGGTTGCGTCCCTCCCGGATGGCCTGGATGAGCTCGTTGGTGAAGGCGTCGCCCTTGATGTAAACGATGCGGTAATCGGGGTGATTGTTGTGGATGGTGTGGGCGATGGCGTAGAGCAGGTGGGTCTTGCCCAACCCGGATTCTCCGTAGATGAACAGGGGGTTGTAGTTCTGGGCGGGGTGGTCGGCCACGGCCCGGGCGGCGGCGTGGGCAAACTTGTTGGAAGAGCCCACCACAAAGCGCTCGAAGGTATATTCCTCGGTGCCGGGCAGGAAATTGTCGTCTTTTTTCTGACGGGCCCTGCGCTGCTCC is a genomic window of Intestinimonas massiliensis (ex Afouda et al. 2020) containing:
- the rpsT gene encoding 30S ribosomal protein S20; the protein is MPNIKSAKKRVLVNETKAARNKAAKSALKTQIKKFEAVVAEGNRSEADSAYKATVKAIDKAAAKGLLHKNNAANKKSAMTIKLNKLA
- a CDS encoding MarR family transcriptional regulator, with the protein product MENRGKELNLFLVRVFNEILRTEERDLAGRFPDLSLRELHLIEEVCRAEEEGRDNRATAIAAAQRVTAGTLTTAVTLLEKKGYLERRRDEKDRRAVRILPTAAARAANAVHARFHREMVDGLLAVLTEDETGVLVRALGHLAGFFQEKDRQNRPIRG
- a CDS encoding DegV family protein, which translates into the protein MVRILTDSTSELSAARQAELGVEVAPLTVHFGDETFRDGVDITNHAFYDRLRRAEALPVTAQVNPEEFVNRFRTHVEAGDEVVGIFLSSLLSGTFQSASIARDIVDETHIFVVDSGAVTFGLGLLVEYAVMLRDQGRSAARIAAEVQAISGRVRLLAVVDTLKYLKMGGRISGASAVLGGMLGITPILKVQHGVVEAAAKVRGRKAAFQWMDRRMEQERPDLTLPVAFGHSDAPAVLAECRAHFVEKLGLTSWRESDIGSVVGTHAGPGAAGIAYFVKE
- the rnhA gene encoding ribonuclease HI; the protein is MKTVTIYTDGACSGNPGPGGWGAILMYGGFQKELSGGEAHTTNNRMELTGVITALEALKEPCAVELYSDSKYVIDALEKGWAKGWRARGWVKGDKKPALNPDLWARLLDLCDYHKVNLHWVKGHAANPYNNRCDELAVAESRNHKQ
- a CDS encoding SHOCT domain-containing protein translates to MDRKRKQRVTYRPSKSSGVFGGVVGVIFVLIGVFVVIPTFGPFGILWTLFAVAITGMSLYQAFGKGYVGPEIHIEEDGGEPSETPAPVGGVSAQDRLTELRALYDQRLITQEEYEEKRREILKDL
- the gyrA gene encoding DNA gyrase subunit A: MSKKPQYDPEEIRYPDQVIVTSPLVPEMEKSYIEYAMSVIVGRALPDVRDGLKPVHRRILYAMYEDNLTHDRPFKKSATCVGDVLGRYHPHGDQSVYDALVRLAQDFSMRYPLVDGHGNFGSVDGDPPAAYRYTEARLDKISQEMLRDIDKETVDWDPNFDESRREPRVLPSRFPNLLVNGSSGIAVGMATNIPPHNLTEVINATICVLDNPEATLADLMEHVHGPDFPTRGIIMGRSGIRAAYATGRGRVIIRARTEFEEFGKDRIRIIVTEIPYQVNKRMLIKNMAEQVEDKRLEGISDIRDETDRNGMRIVIELKRDANPQVVLNRLFAQTQLQTSFAINMLALVNNQSQPKILSLRHILDEYIAFQEEIIVRRTKYDLKKAQERAHLLEGLLIAQDNIDEVIKIIRSSYDNAKENLMNRFGLDDIQAQAILDMRLKALQGLDREKLENEYKELEERIAYYQELLGSETMIRQVLKDELTAIRDKYGDERVTEIQDVEDEIDIEDLIEEEECVFTLTAAGYIKRLPASTYRAQRRGGKGITAQTLKEEDVVETVFTASTHDYILFFTNKGRVHRKKGYQIPEAGRTAKGTNIVNVLPVESDEKVTAMIHLRQFPEDRYLTMVTRNGTVKRIQLSSINTARKAGIRCITLEEGDELICVRETDGEQALLIATHDGMTISFLESDVRCMGRDACGVMGIRLRDGDYVVGAARAKYDHQVLMVTERGYGKRTPMDEYFRADGPQKRGGYGLKGYQVTEKTGPVVGVKVVSDEDDILVINDAGVIIRMAVKDINVYSRSAQGVKLMNLDEGVKVISIARTDHEEEETGEGASAPETTEG
- a CDS encoding LptM family lipoprotein, with product MKKASIWMIGTLLCALLAACGSNPAAETPEQSPTAAVQTPASSPSGALEPSPTPEPTSEPPQTSLLTEENAPARAAYGAALMELLDHNILPDGTDYSNGYIGSIEDRERMAQNQFAVWDVDGDGREELILLYTTTAGERGFVFDWDEASGELRTQLEEFPLLTFYENGAVMAGWSHNQGKGGDFWPYFLYQYLPETDGYQQVGAVDAWDRALGIEGYPDQVDRSGTGFVYYIYGDLAAEWDKVEPVDAAEYHAWLDPYLGEGEELALPYCPLTAENIRMIQTAG
- the gyrB gene encoding DNA topoisomerase (ATP-hydrolyzing) subunit B codes for the protein MSEELETNEIGQMEQVEHEYGGSEIQVLEGLEAVRKRPGMYIGSTSSSGLHHLVYEIVDNAIDEALAGYCDEINVIIREGDIITVTDNGRGIPVDIQPQTGRPALEVVYTILHAGGKFGGGGYKVSGGLHGVGASVVNALSEWLEVQVHKDGKIYEMKFARGKVTQEMTVTGDTEKRGTMVTFKPDPEMFTDTTVYDYDILHTRMREEAFLNAGLRIHTIDQRPGREQHDDMCYAGGIREFVTWLNRAKTPIHTGVIYMSGQRGDSMAELAFQYTDSYSETILSFANNVHTPEGGMHETGFKQALTSTLNAYGKKMNLLKDGDEIKGEDYREGLTCVLSVKLTDAQFEGQTKAKLGNSEIRTLVSSIVSEKLEEFLEENPAVGKAILDKALTASRAREAARKARESIRRKTALGGAAMPDKLRDCNEVNPELTELYIVEGDSAGGSATQGRDSRFQAILPLWGKMLNVEKARADKVYGNDKLQPVITALGAGIGDEFDPSKLRYHKVIIMADADVDGAHIRTLLLTFFFRFMRPLIEQGYVYAAVPPLYKLTRGKATRVAFSDEERDRISAELRGDNPNAKVDINRYKGLGEMDPHELWETTMDPEKRTLKRIELDDAVKADETFTILMGEKVEPRKEFIEKNAQYAVNLDY
- the remB gene encoding extracellular matrix regulator RemB — its product is MYLHLGQSVVVPFRDVVGIFDLDNTTSSIYTRKFLERAEKEGRVVDVSGDLPKSFTVCRTGKGPPTVYLSQLSSATLLKRVENNTFE